GGACGTTCGGCCGGGTCCCCAAGTCACTTGGCGTGATGTGGCACCACCTGCCGGTGCTGAAGGCCAGCATGGGCTTCGGGCAGAAGCTCCAGAAGTGGGACCAGTGCGACGAGAGCCTGAAGTCGTACGCGCACATGGCGGTGGCTTCGCTGGTGGGCTGCTCGTTCTGCCTCGACTTCAACTATTTCATGGCCCACAACCAGGGGTTGGACGTGGCCAAGGCGCGGGAAGTCCCGCGGTGGCGGGAGTCGGACGTGTTCACCTCCCTGGAACGGGAGGTGCTGGAGTATGCCGAGGCGATGAGCCAGACGCCCCCCACGGTGACCGACGAGAGTGTCGCCAGCCTGAGGGCGCAGCTGGGTGACGCGGCGCTCATCGAGCTCACCACGGTGATCGGGTTCGCCAACCTGACGACCCGCTCCAACACCGCCCTGGGCATCGAGTCGGAGGGCTTCGCCGCCTCGTGCGGGCTGAAGCCGATGGTCCAGCCGAGCGCAAGGCTGAGGGAGGCGTCCGCGTCATGACGGCCCCGCCCGATGCGGCCCGCGCTCCGCCAGGCTCGGAGGACCTCTTCGTCACCCAGCGCAGCCTGCTCTTCACGATCGCGTACGAGATGCTCGGCTCCGCGGCCGACGCGGAGGACGTCGTGCAGGAGACCTGGCTGCGGTGGGCGGACATGGGGGACGCAGGCCGGGCGGAGGTGCGTGACCCGCGCAGCTACCTGGTCCGGATGGTCACCCGTCAGGCGCTCAACAGGCTGCGCACGCTCACCCGTCGCAAGGAGGACTACGTCGGCGAATGGCTGCCCGAGCCGCTGCTCACCAGCCCCGACGTCGCCGAGGACCTCGCGCTCGCGGAAAGTGTCTCCATCGCGATGCTCACCGTGCTGGAGACCCTCACGC
This DNA window, taken from Corallococcus coralloides DSM 2259, encodes the following:
- a CDS encoding carboxymuconolactone decarboxylase family protein, with translation MTSTRIPPKELTGLYGAMVKLFASRTFGRVPKSLGVMWHHLPVLKASMGFGQKLQKWDQCDESLKSYAHMAVASLVGCSFCLDFNYFMAHNQGLDVAKAREVPRWRESDVFTSLEREVLEYAEAMSQTPPTVTDESVASLRAQLGDAALIELTTVIGFANLTTRSNTALGIESEGFAASCGLKPMVQPSARLREASAS